Proteins from one Spirochaetota bacterium genomic window:
- a CDS encoding peptidylprolyl isomerase: MAIEEGKKKSPILQGIKWVAVVGISGMLVAYFIFLDSSRIGGQMPVAGTVNGVDIFYDKNSAFGRYYERYENYYRNRGAEISDAVRREIERYAFMKAAEEVLMHMSANRNGVLVSDRYLVDSIKQLYFTDSNGVFNPQMYQAYVLREARQKKIAIEREARKSILVETLRFELFENAKPNPLAVEEAYQRAGTKRTIELVYADASLPVMRAEIASNALRDHFVQNITNFQQYDIAHIQVSSYSRAETLYNALVKNPGNFASMAKDKSEDGSTRDKGGALGYLTSYEMPEEFTHALIPFKAKTSVVIPPVFYGRSYHIILLKSMRTPKFDDVAMGTIRQAYLASRQEYLLAQEKTKLRALLERGDRAGAVIYRSIPFSFGEEAEDASGRNIPVAGENAFQSAAFSLAVGAASPVLDFERGVGIVRVLSAVMPPATPKSNEIQSLAYSVTREHADMISRAWNEVEQNKARVVYKLDSPKGRRAR; this comes from the coding sequence ATGGCAATCGAAGAAGGAAAGAAAAAAAGCCCGATACTGCAGGGCATCAAATGGGTCGCCGTTGTCGGCATTTCGGGGATGCTTGTCGCGTATTTCATATTTCTCGATTCCTCGAGGATCGGCGGGCAGATGCCGGTTGCGGGTACCGTCAACGGCGTCGATATCTTCTACGATAAGAATTCCGCGTTCGGCCGTTACTACGAACGCTATGAGAACTACTACCGAAATCGCGGTGCCGAGATAAGCGATGCCGTACGCCGTGAGATCGAGCGATACGCCTTCATGAAGGCGGCTGAAGAGGTGCTCATGCATATGAGCGCGAACAGGAACGGCGTGCTCGTGAGCGATCGCTACCTCGTGGACAGCATCAAGCAGCTATATTTCACCGATTCCAACGGTGTGTTCAATCCGCAGATGTACCAGGCCTACGTGCTCCGCGAAGCACGGCAGAAGAAGATAGCCATCGAGCGTGAAGCGAGGAAGTCGATACTTGTCGAGACGCTCCGCTTTGAACTGTTCGAGAACGCCAAGCCCAATCCGCTCGCCGTCGAAGAGGCGTATCAGCGCGCGGGGACGAAGCGTACTATTGAGCTCGTGTATGCCGATGCCTCTCTACCGGTCATGCGCGCGGAGATAGCATCGAACGCGCTGCGCGACCATTTCGTGCAGAATATCACCAATTTCCAGCAGTACGATATCGCGCATATCCAGGTGTCGAGCTACAGCCGAGCGGAGACGCTCTACAATGCGTTGGTGAAGAATCCCGGGAATTTCGCCTCCATGGCGAAGGATAAGAGCGAGGATGGATCGACGCGTGACAAGGGCGGTGCGCTCGGATACCTCACGTCCTACGAGATGCCCGAGGAGTTCACGCACGCGCTCATCCCGTTCAAGGCGAAAACGTCCGTCGTCATTCCGCCGGTGTTCTACGGGCGCTCCTATCACATCATTCTCCTCAAGAGCATGCGTACGCCGAAATTCGATGACGTAGCGATGGGTACGATCCGGCAGGCGTACCTTGCATCCAGACAGGAATATCTTCTCGCACAGGAGAAAACGAAGCTCCGCGCTCTCCTGGAACGCGGCGATCGTGCCGGGGCTGTCATCTATCGCTCGATACCGTTCTCCTTCGGCGAAGAGGCAGAGGACGCGTCCGGCAGGAACATCCCGGTCGCGGGCGAGAACGCCTTTCAATCGGCGGCTTTTTCTCTCGCGGTCGGCGCGGCAAGCCCCGTACTCGATTTCGAACGCGGCGTCGGCATCGTGCGCGTGCTGTCGGCGGTCATGCCCCCGGCGACACCGAAGTCCAACGAGATACAGTCCCTCGCATATTCCGTCACCCGCGAACATGCCGATATGATATCCCGCGCGTGGAACGAGGTTGAGCAGAATAAGGCCCGCGTTGTGTACAAACTCGATAGTCCCAAGGGCCGCCGCGCTCGCTGA
- a CDS encoding 6-hydroxymethylpterin diphosphokinase MptE-like protein — MHLPQNAAVLGLAPEVVSCLAAIASSGIPDAYRLSVSPADGTQTLTVNGRALHSRNAEREADAIARTLAHPKKNVFLFFGLGLAHHCLAFAREREALLGGRDHRLIHVIIIEPDPVIAAITLSQVDLSALAVFRPSLILADTADAVVTAVARMLPPERIKGIGAAVLNGLTKEHKEFAQLSHEAVMQWLEREYSNIITRFHFNSIWTRNIIANARHLMHGADIRGLHGGGAGLPAIIAAGGPTLNDAMDAICAHRTAFALIAVDTALAPLAKAGIVPDIVVTVDAGFYNYLDFIIDRTMIPCLVMELSAYPAIAHAAAERMFFFARSMDDGRPSPFIASLTGDAYRGEGEGRNRMTTLASSSTVASTAIDLAAYAGFSPCVLIGHDLSYPRYETHAKHANAYEYFLARTDRLSPMTSRAFMHLKGRVSMEDGVPTDFILSQQASWYASMKERYPSNRMYRVRSEARRVAGVDELAIDALRMHGVPGAMEKVRQVIRSARPVRYDGIEQRLSAFALLLDEVQVRMQAVLARIADDTAAAGTIERETRAYAEEMSSRIPFLADGIAYMMFSIDRREGDGARLRAHALASELCKLAVHFRTRIRNALSRMKA; from the coding sequence ATGCATCTTCCGCAGAATGCAGCCGTTCTCGGTCTTGCCCCTGAGGTAGTTTCATGTCTTGCCGCCATAGCATCATCCGGTATCCCGGACGCCTACCGATTATCGGTGTCGCCGGCGGATGGCACTCAGACGCTCACCGTCAACGGTCGGGCGCTTCACAGCCGTAACGCCGAACGCGAGGCGGATGCGATCGCGCGGACGCTTGCACACCCCAAGAAGAACGTATTCCTTTTTTTCGGGCTGGGCCTTGCACACCATTGTCTTGCCTTCGCGCGTGAACGCGAGGCGCTCCTCGGCGGACGCGATCATCGACTGATACACGTCATCATCATCGAGCCCGATCCTGTCATTGCGGCGATAACGCTATCGCAGGTGGACCTCTCCGCCCTCGCGGTGTTCCGTCCGTCGCTCATACTTGCCGATACAGCGGATGCCGTCGTTACAGCGGTCGCGAGGATGCTCCCCCCGGAGCGCATCAAGGGCATCGGCGCCGCGGTGCTCAACGGACTGACGAAAGAACACAAGGAGTTCGCGCAGCTGAGCCATGAGGCCGTCATGCAATGGCTCGAGCGCGAGTATTCCAATATCATCACGCGTTTTCATTTCAATTCGATATGGACGAGGAATATCATCGCGAATGCGCGGCATCTGATGCACGGCGCCGATATACGCGGCCTTCACGGGGGCGGTGCCGGTCTTCCCGCGATCATCGCTGCCGGCGGGCCGACGCTCAATGATGCGATGGATGCGATATGCGCACATCGCACAGCCTTCGCCCTTATCGCGGTGGATACCGCCCTCGCACCGCTCGCGAAAGCGGGTATCGTGCCCGATATCGTTGTCACCGTTGATGCCGGCTTCTACAACTATCTCGATTTCATCATCGATAGAACGATGATACCCTGTCTCGTGATGGAGCTTTCCGCATACCCCGCGATAGCGCATGCGGCAGCGGAGCGGATGTTCTTCTTTGCGCGCAGCATGGACGACGGCAGGCCTTCGCCCTTCATAGCCTCGCTCACGGGTGATGCGTACCGCGGGGAGGGTGAAGGTCGCAATCGCATGACAACGCTTGCCTCTTCATCGACCGTGGCGTCCACCGCCATCGATCTTGCGGCATACGCGGGGTTCTCCCCCTGTGTGCTCATCGGGCATGATCTGTCCTATCCGCGCTATGAGACACATGCAAAACATGCCAATGCATACGAGTATTTCCTCGCCCGCACGGACCGCCTTTCTCCGATGACATCACGAGCGTTCATGCATCTCAAAGGGCGTGTGAGCATGGAGGACGGAGTACCCACGGATTTCATATTATCGCAGCAGGCGTCCTGGTATGCATCGATGAAAGAGCGCTATCCGTCGAATCGCATGTATCGCGTGCGTTCCGAGGCGCGGCGTGTTGCCGGCGTGGATGAGCTTGCTATCGATGCGCTTCGCATGCACGGTGTTCCCGGTGCCATGGAAAAAGTGCGTCAGGTGATACGCTCGGCGAGGCCGGTGCGCTATGACGGCATCGAACAGAGATTGTCAGCATTCGCGCTATTGCTCGATGAAGTGCAGGTACGTATGCAGGCGGTACTCGCTCGGATAGCGGACGATACTGCCGCGGCGGGGACTATCGAGCGTGAAACACGCGCCTATGCGGAGGAAATGTCCTCCCGTATACCGTTCCTTGCCGACGGCATAGCCTACATGATGTTCTCCATCGATCGCCGCGAGGGCGACGGCGCACGGCTGCGCGCACATGCGCTCGCGTCCGAGCTCTGCAAACTTGCGGTGCATTTCAGGACACGGATACGCAATGCGTTATCGCGGATGAAGGCCTAA